Proteins from a genomic interval of Clostridium scatologenes:
- a CDS encoding NADH-ubiquinone oxidoreductase-F iron-sulfur binding region domain-containing protein: MNKYIICNSVPTYKEAPVSKDILKNSTSQILENIHSKKAEKNYIVLDYKEKELQSKLESEAKNYPDMVLETILVDGSFGFAYRNSSAILKVIEGEKPIPSSMEENESVYTVEMLLDTDEKNVYIDGSIKKKGKHVFKKKIAPREIIEACSVKGAFKGIYLGYPMSILLGEADLDKELNLTTDYICIFDEFDCILDKLKNIAEAYTKESCGRCVFGFEGVTQINMILSDISQKKGKSSDIALLLDLCSEMKNQVLCEIDGTLASTVISAISNFREEIEEHITKKTCKAAVCSKFITYHILADKCTGCTECADACDDDAILGKKKFIHVIDQDECIQCGECVKACDEQAIVKAGAIKPRCPQKPIPCKR, from the coding sequence ATGAATAAATATATTATATGTAATTCAGTGCCTACATATAAGGAGGCACCAGTTTCAAAAGATATTTTAAAGAATAGTACCTCTCAGATTTTAGAGAATATCCATTCAAAGAAAGCTGAAAAAAATTACATTGTTTTGGATTATAAAGAAAAAGAACTTCAATCAAAATTAGAGTCAGAAGCTAAAAATTATCCAGATATGGTTTTAGAAACTATACTTGTTGATGGAAGCTTTGGATTTGCGTATAGAAATTCCAGTGCAATTTTAAAGGTAATAGAGGGTGAAAAGCCAATTCCTTCATCTATGGAAGAAAATGAATCAGTATATACAGTGGAGATGTTGTTAGATACTGATGAAAAAAATGTATATATAGATGGCAGCATAAAGAAAAAGGGAAAGCATGTTTTCAAAAAGAAAATAGCACCTAGAGAAATTATTGAGGCATGTAGTGTAAAAGGAGCATTTAAAGGAATTTATCTAGGCTATCCTATGTCAATTTTATTAGGGGAAGCTGATTTAGATAAAGAGCTTAATTTAACTACAGATTACATTTGTATTTTTGATGAATTTGATTGCATTTTAGATAAGCTAAAAAATATTGCAGAAGCTTATACAAAAGAAAGCTGTGGAAGATGTGTCTTTGGATTTGAGGGAGTGACACAGATAAATATGATTTTATCTGATATTTCACAGAAAAAGGGAAAATCAAGTGATATTGCACTATTGCTAGATTTGTGTAGTGAAATGAAAAATCAAGTACTTTGTGAGATTGATGGAACCCTTGCTTCTACAGTAATAAGTGCTATTAGCAATTTTAGAGAAGAAATTGAAGAACATATTACGAAAAAGACATGTAAGGCTGCAGTGTGCAGTAAGTTTATTACTTATCATATCCTTGCAGATAAATGTACTGGATGTACTGAGTGTGCAGATGCATGTGATGATGATGCAATCTTAGGAAAGAAAAAATTTATACATGTAATTGATCAAGATGAATGTATTCAATGTGGAGAATGTGTGAAAGCTTGTGATGAACAAGCTATTGTAAAGGCAGGAGCTATAAAACCTAGATGTCCACAAAAACCTATACCATGTAAGCGTTAA
- a CDS encoding flavodoxin family protein, with protein MGFKVMGVTAGRKDSNSDILLKEALLACEEQGAEVIMINLRDYNILDCTGCTACTHGMTQGKYVGCTLDDKDDKKAIMDVMLNQDAVIFAAPTYDLMPTATFLKFMHRNLSYESAFLESIGAIEHRDRVGALIAVGGSTRSWQSMALECMQATCFTNDFKIVDMLLATRVPAPKQCLLHDDMIKRAHEIGSNVMKSLNTKVEERKWLGDENMGWCPNCHSNALILGEVQWDGLCFPVECQVCGAGGDLEKTEDGKWEFVIAENGLCRDRTNTDGRGEHVKEIIHTQGGFYTPENMATVKEKFAKYKDISFPSIKIDRE; from the coding sequence ATGGGTTTTAAAGTAATGGGTGTTACAGCAGGAAGAAAGGATTCAAATTCAGATATTTTATTAAAGGAAGCACTTTTAGCTTGCGAGGAACAAGGGGCAGAAGTGATAATGATAAATCTTAGAGACTACAACATCTTAGATTGTACAGGATGTACAGCTTGTACACATGGAATGACTCAAGGTAAATATGTTGGTTGTACATTGGATGATAAAGATGATAAAAAAGCAATTATGGATGTTATGTTAAATCAGGATGCAGTTATTTTTGCAGCACCTACCTATGATTTAATGCCTACTGCAACATTTTTAAAATTCATGCATAGAAATCTAAGCTATGAATCTGCATTTTTAGAATCAATTGGTGCAATTGAACACAGAGATAGAGTAGGTGCTTTAATTGCAGTAGGAGGTTCAACTCGTTCATGGCAGTCCATGGCCTTAGAATGTATGCAGGCAACTTGTTTTACAAATGATTTTAAAATTGTTGATATGCTTTTAGCTACTCGTGTACCAGCACCTAAACAATGTTTGTTACATGATGATATGATTAAACGTGCTCACGAAATTGGCAGCAATGTTATGAAGTCATTAAACACAAAAGTAGAAGAAAGAAAATGGTTAGGTGATGAAAATATGGGATGGTGTCCTAACTGTCACTCTAATGCTTTAATTTTAGGAGAAGTTCAATGGGATGGATTGTGCTTCCCAGTAGAATGTCAAGTTTGTGGAGCAGGTGGAGATTTAGAAAAAACAGAAGATGGAAAATGGGAATTCGTTATTGCTGAAAATGGATTATGTCGTGACCGTACTAATACTGATGGCAGAGGAGAGCATGTAAAAGAAATTATACATACCCAAGGTGGGTTTTATACACCAGAAAATATGGCAACTGTTAAGGAGAAGTTTGCCAAATATAAGGATATAAGTTTTCCAAGTATTAAAATTGATAGGGAATAA
- a CDS encoding TetR/AcrR family transcriptional regulator, translating to MPKGIMLTPEQQAARREEIVGVALSLIAEKGFQRTSMREIAVLANMGKSSLYDFFKTKDEIVVYGVEKEIEKTIQKVHKIIADESSPEQCLRKIMLNHLGVPKQYRTVLMWLNTESDYLEEEYRKRLKAARYAYQDIIKSVIENGVNTGIFRKTDADLMTRLLIGSIIAILYTSRPLASPEKMLDETMNIFLHGIMNDGG from the coding sequence ATGCCAAAAGGAATTATGCTTACACCTGAACAACAAGCAGCACGTCGTGAAGAAATAGTTGGTGTTGCCTTGAGCCTCATAGCTGAAAAGGGATTTCAAAGAACATCAATGCGGGAAATTGCAGTTTTAGCAAACATGGGAAAATCCAGTTTGTATGATTTTTTCAAAACTAAAGATGAGATTGTTGTATACGGAGTTGAGAAAGAAATAGAAAAAACCATTCAAAAGGTTCATAAGATTATTGCTGATGAATCTTCGCCGGAACAGTGCCTTAGAAAAATCATGCTGAATCATCTTGGGGTACCAAAGCAGTATCGAACTGTGCTTATGTGGTTAAATACAGAATCTGACTACTTAGAGGAAGAATATCGAAAGCGGCTGAAAGCTGCACGTTATGCATATCAGGATATTATAAAATCCGTGATTGAAAATGGAGTGAACACAGGAATTTTTCGTAAAACGGATGCTGATCTTATGACACGTTTGTTAATTGGCTCTATTATAGCAATCCTATATACGTCCCGCCCATTAGCTAGTCCAGAAAAAATGCTGGATGAAACAATGAATATATTTCTACATGGAATTATGAATGATGGAGGTTAA
- a CDS encoding PEP/pyruvate-binding domain-containing protein, which translates to MIRYVLPLAYKQATLEMVGGKGISLSKLLTAGIPVPDGFNVTTSSYQIFVEKNHIQPHINKLLDGIDFNNTSQLEDVSTQIGILFHNGEMPEEVSASIKISYAGLGNIAVAIRSSATLEDLHDASFAGQQETYLNIQGENEVLAAVKRCWASLWTARAIAYRVKKDIKQEVVALAVVVQKLVFSDASGVMFTLNPINGRRGEMIINAAWGLGEAVVSSLVTPDTIVVDKNLERIVSYEAANKERMTVRTSDGTEEILVPERLRKKHALSWNQVMQLTQLGKKIEKDYQMPMDVEWALEKDKLYIVQARPITVLPPEWVLPEKGVIYTKGSLAEHLPNPVTPLFATFGLEIVNRASALLWVDMFGKSAKKLMPENGAYTIINGYVYLSAKSKPLLIAVKSFSPQSLRRVLTNSVTRWEAARKEFEFVIKQWEKKLLYKLNSHQIMEGIQTVFYASCIYFTRIQLTLPAASISETLFTKLFRRTARRIGMTDTSVFLFGFDTIALQAEKNLWSLSEWVKQNSTLNLYLKNNPSRKIAEDFMSSVMPTEVLQDVWIEWKNRINQYFKDFGCTAYEFDFAYSTPQEALTPTLESIKTFLEGKGESPFLRQFTFEKRRKQAEEKILEHMGSARKKLFLKLLHWAQETVPMRENAIYLMGMGHPLIRRMFQEISERFIRGGAISHLDDIYWLTKSELEALIEQVDKNMSLSHMSGIIPARKAEFQKYLGYVSPSKLPEKNKKTISHLSRKDGKIVLMGIGTSAGIVTAPACVLNSPEDFEKFQPGSVLVAVTTTPAWTPLFASASAIVTDIGGPLSHSSIVAREYGIPAVMATRTATRKIQSGQMIMVDGSMGTVTFNE; encoded by the coding sequence ATGATTCGTTATGTCTTACCTTTAGCGTATAAACAGGCAACTCTTGAAATGGTCGGAGGAAAAGGTATATCTTTATCAAAACTCTTGACAGCGGGTATTCCTGTACCAGATGGATTTAATGTTACAACTTCCTCATACCAGATTTTTGTTGAAAAGAACCATATTCAACCTCATATTAATAAGCTACTGGATGGTATTGATTTTAACAATACCAGCCAGCTTGAAGATGTATCTACACAGATTGGAATACTTTTCCATAATGGAGAAATGCCGGAGGAAGTGTCGGCTTCAATTAAAATCTCTTATGCCGGATTAGGAAATATCGCAGTAGCTATTCGTTCTTCTGCCACCTTAGAAGATTTGCATGACGCTTCTTTTGCGGGACAGCAGGAAACTTATCTTAACATACAAGGTGAAAATGAAGTTCTTGCCGCTGTAAAGCGGTGTTGGGCTTCATTATGGACAGCTCGCGCTATTGCTTACCGTGTGAAGAAAGATATAAAGCAGGAGGTTGTTGCGCTTGCCGTTGTAGTACAAAAGCTTGTTTTTTCTGATGCATCCGGCGTTATGTTTACACTAAATCCTATCAATGGCAGACGTGGCGAAATGATTATTAACGCCGCATGGGGGCTTGGTGAAGCGGTGGTTTCTAGTTTAGTCACACCCGATACAATTGTTGTGGATAAGAACCTTGAACGAATTGTATCATATGAAGCGGCAAACAAAGAAAGAATGACAGTTCGCACCTCAGATGGAACAGAAGAAATTTTGGTTCCTGAACGGTTGAGGAAAAAACATGCCCTTAGCTGGAATCAAGTTATGCAGCTAACGCAGCTTGGAAAGAAAATTGAGAAGGATTATCAAATGCCTATGGATGTAGAGTGGGCGCTTGAGAAAGATAAATTGTATATTGTTCAGGCTCGCCCCATTACTGTCTTGCCGCCGGAATGGGTGTTACCGGAAAAGGGTGTTATATATACAAAGGGTAGTTTAGCAGAACATTTACCAAATCCTGTTACGCCATTGTTCGCCACGTTTGGTCTTGAAATCGTCAATCGTGCGTCGGCGCTTTTATGGGTAGATATGTTTGGTAAAAGCGCGAAAAAGTTAATGCCGGAAAATGGAGCATATACGATTATTAATGGATATGTCTATCTTTCTGCTAAATCAAAGCCACTTTTGATTGCTGTCAAATCCTTTTCTCCCCAATCTTTACGCCGGGTGCTTACGAATAGCGTCACACGTTGGGAAGCGGCGAGAAAAGAATTTGAATTTGTGATTAAACAATGGGAAAAAAAGCTTCTATATAAGCTGAACAGCCACCAAATAATGGAGGGCATTCAGACTGTATTTTATGCCTCGTGTATTTATTTCACAAGAATTCAGCTTACATTGCCTGCTGCTTCTATCAGCGAAACATTATTTACAAAATTATTTCGGAGAACAGCTCGCCGCATCGGTATGACAGATACTTCCGTCTTTCTGTTTGGATTTGACACGATTGCTCTGCAAGCAGAAAAGAATCTTTGGAGCCTATCGGAATGGGTAAAGCAAAATAGTACATTAAACCTTTATCTGAAAAATAATCCGTCAAGAAAAATAGCGGAAGATTTCATGTCCTCAGTTATGCCTACCGAAGTTTTACAGGATGTATGGATAGAATGGAAAAACCGAATCAATCAGTATTTCAAAGATTTTGGCTGTACTGCTTATGAATTTGATTTTGCGTATTCAACACCACAAGAAGCACTTACGCCTACACTTGAATCTATAAAAACATTTCTGGAAGGAAAAGGGGAAAGTCCTTTTTTACGCCAATTCACATTTGAAAAGCGCAGGAAACAGGCAGAAGAAAAGATTTTAGAACATATGGGTAGCGCGCGTAAAAAACTGTTTTTGAAGTTGCTCCATTGGGCACAGGAAACTGTTCCTATGCGTGAAAACGCTATTTATTTGATGGGAATGGGGCATCCACTGATTCGACGTATGTTTCAGGAAATTTCAGAACGCTTCATACGCGGCGGAGCTATTTCACATTTGGATGATATTTACTGGCTCACAAAATCGGAATTGGAAGCACTTATAGAACAAGTCGATAAAAATATGTCTTTATCTCATATGAGTGGGATAATACCTGCTCGGAAAGCGGAATTCCAAAAATACCTAGGTTATGTTTCACCATCCAAGTTGCCGGAGAAAAACAAAAAAACCATATCACATCTATCACGGAAAGATGGGAAAATTGTGTTGATGGGTATTGGCACTAGTGCTGGCATTGTGACGGCTCCCGCTTGTGTACTGAATAGTCCGGAAGATTTTGAAAAATTTCAGCCAGGAAGTGTGTTGGTTGCTGTTACCACAACTCCCGCATGGACACCTTTGTTTGCCTCTGCAAGTGCGATTGTAACGGACATTGGGGGTCCTCTCAGCCATTCAAGCATTGTTGCCCGCGAATATGGCATCCCCGCTGTTATGGCTACACGCACTGCCACGCGAAAAATCCAAAGCGGACAAATGATAATGGTAGACGGGTCCATGGGGACAGTGACGTTCAATGAATAA
- a CDS encoding TerC/Alx family metal homeostasis membrane protein: protein MSTRKSLQNILFWVGIALLFNIGIYFFMGQEKALTFLGGYVIEQSLSLDNLFLFLLIFENFGIKPQYQKRILTYGIAGAIVLRFIFVILGVRVVNEFHWVLYVFGLLLMISGFKMIFDKKETQNFKDNKILKLLHKIIPVSDKLDGEKFFTRKNKILYATPLFAVLILIEGSDILFAIDSIPAVFSITTDPFIVYTSNIFAILGLRSMYFLLEKLHNKFAYVKYGVACILIFTGVKLSAGFFHINISVVLSLIIIFLLLAISIIFSIYMSKKEKTSLSYEDSENTTQ, encoded by the coding sequence ATGTCTACAAGAAAATCATTGCAAAATATCCTGTTTTGGGTTGGAATTGCTTTGCTGTTTAATATAGGAATTTATTTCTTTATGGGTCAAGAAAAAGCTTTAACCTTTTTAGGAGGTTATGTAATTGAACAAAGTTTAAGTTTAGACAATTTATTTTTATTTCTGCTTATATTTGAAAACTTTGGAATAAAGCCTCAATATCAAAAAAGAATTCTAACATATGGTATAGCTGGAGCAATAGTTTTAAGATTTATATTTGTAATTTTAGGGGTAAGAGTTGTTAATGAATTTCACTGGGTATTGTATGTATTTGGCTTATTACTTATGATAAGTGGCTTTAAAATGATATTTGACAAAAAAGAAACACAAAACTTTAAAGATAATAAAATTTTAAAACTTTTACACAAAATAATACCTGTTTCCGATAAATTAGATGGAGAAAAATTCTTTACAAGAAAAAATAAAATTCTTTATGCTACTCCACTTTTTGCAGTACTTATACTTATAGAAGGATCGGATATATTATTTGCAATAGATTCAATACCTGCTGTATTCTCAATAACTACAGATCCTTTTATAGTATATACTTCTAATATATTTGCAATCTTAGGACTTAGAAGTATGTATTTTTTACTTGAAAAACTTCACAACAAATTTGCTTATGTAAAATATGGAGTTGCTTGCATACTCATATTCACAGGTGTAAAACTTTCAGCTGGATTCTTTCATATAAATATTTCAGTTGTATTATCTCTAATAATTATATTTCTCCTATTAGCTATAAGTATTATATTTTCTATATATATGTCTAAAAAAGAAAAAACATCATTGTCCTATGAAGATTCAGAAAATACGACTCAATAA
- a CDS encoding sigma-54-dependent Fis family transcriptional regulator, translating to MIGVNDLKKVIDKSHRRCVNYDIDKKRVFPIRTLSAVELHKALDEDSELIKISIPFMEILYDFLRGSGFALYLTNSEGFILTIVGDEEIIKDMAQIGIVEGADMSEKSTGTNAIGTALYEDCSVQTSGKDHYIEAYHPLTCSAAVIHNEKRKTIGCLNLTGKCKLAHPHTLGLVVAAVKSIENQLKVEKTQNELFNAYQYLNKVMDSINSGIFALNTNGVIKAINKSACTMLCVREEVINKKVYEILNNWREMLREITEGKIYEGKEVTYTCGDKKKIFSLNAYPIKNKIGDIIGIVGIFNDIQNVYNLVNKYTGKNATYTFQDIIGKSEKILELKREAESIANSPSTVLIQGESGTGKELIAQAIHNSSSRRDKSFVAINCGAIPKSLIESELFGYERGAFTGAKQGGHPGKFELANGGTLFLDEIGEMPLDVQVHFLRILQTSCFYRVGGSKNISVDVRIIAATNENLKGKVEKGTFREDLYYRLSVIPINVPPLRERNGDVEILIQYFLKTKAVKLGKSIPKMKNNIYRKLIDYTWPGNVRELENCIENIVNMDGNTSFDFEGDFSIEKQNNVSQKILEYNMCSLEQWDKIAIKRCIEKCNGNITKAAKILEINRSTIYSKMKKNF from the coding sequence ATGATTGGAGTAAATGATTTGAAAAAAGTGATAGACAAGTCTCATAGAAGATGTGTAAATTATGATATTGATAAAAAAAGAGTATTTCCTATAAGAACATTGAGTGCAGTAGAGCTCCATAAAGCATTAGACGAAGATAGTGAATTGATAAAGATTTCTATACCTTTTATGGAAATATTGTATGATTTTTTAAGAGGTTCAGGCTTTGCATTATACCTTACAAATAGTGAAGGTTTTATTCTTACTATAGTTGGAGATGAAGAAATAATAAAAGATATGGCACAAATAGGAATTGTTGAAGGTGCAGATATGAGCGAGAAAAGCACAGGTACTAATGCTATTGGAACAGCACTTTATGAGGATTGTTCAGTTCAAACATCTGGAAAAGATCATTATATAGAAGCATACCATCCTCTTACGTGTTCAGCTGCAGTGATTCATAATGAGAAAAGAAAGACTATAGGTTGTCTGAATTTAACTGGTAAATGTAAGTTGGCTCATCCACATACATTAGGACTTGTGGTGGCTGCAGTAAAATCTATTGAAAATCAATTAAAAGTGGAAAAAACTCAAAATGAGCTATTTAATGCTTATCAATACTTAAATAAAGTAATGGATTCTATTAATTCAGGTATTTTTGCTTTGAATACTAATGGAGTAATAAAAGCTATAAATAAAAGTGCTTGTACAATGTTATGTGTAAGGGAAGAAGTTATAAATAAAAAGGTATATGAAATTTTGAATAATTGGAGAGAAATGCTAAGAGAAATTACTGAAGGAAAAATTTATGAAGGTAAGGAAGTTACATATACTTGTGGAGATAAAAAGAAAATATTTAGCTTAAATGCATATCCTATAAAGAATAAAATTGGAGATATAATTGGTATAGTAGGTATATTTAATGATATCCAAAATGTTTATAATTTAGTTAACAAATATACTGGTAAAAATGCTACTTATACTTTTCAAGATATAATAGGCAAAAGTGAAAAAATTTTAGAATTAAAAAGGGAGGCAGAGAGCATTGCTAATAGTCCATCTACAGTGCTTATTCAAGGAGAAAGTGGAACAGGAAAAGAATTGATTGCTCAAGCAATTCATAATAGCAGCAGTAGAAGAGATAAGAGTTTTGTTGCAATTAATTGTGGAGCAATACCAAAAAGTTTAATAGAAAGTGAACTTTTTGGATATGAGCGTGGAGCATTTACAGGAGCAAAGCAAGGAGGACATCCAGGAAAATTTGAACTTGCTAATGGAGGTACTTTATTTTTAGATGAAATTGGAGAGATGCCACTTGATGTTCAAGTTCACTTTTTGAGAATATTGCAAACTTCATGTTTCTACAGAGTAGGAGGAAGTAAAAATATAAGTGTAGATGTAAGAATTATTGCAGCTACAAATGAAAATTTAAAAGGAAAAGTAGAAAAGGGAACTTTTAGAGAAGATTTATATTATAGGTTAAGTGTAATTCCTATTAATGTACCTCCTCTTAGGGAAAGAAATGGTGATGTAGAAATTTTAATACAATACTTTTTAAAGACAAAGGCTGTTAAGTTAGGAAAATCTATACCTAAAATGAAGAATAACATTTATAGAAAACTTATTGATTATACTTGGCCAGGTAATGTTAGAGAATTAGAAAATTGTATTGAAAATATAGTAAATATGGATGGAAATACTTCTTTTGATTTTGAAGGTGATTTCTCAATTGAAAAGCAAAATAATGTTTCACAGAAAATTCTTGAATATAATATGTGTTCTTTAGAACAATGGGATAAAATAGCGATTAAGAGATGTATAGAAAAATGTAATGGAAATATTACAAAAGCTGCAAAAATATTAGAAATAAATAGAAGTACCATATATTCGAAGATGAAAAAGAATTTTTGA
- a CDS encoding NAD(P)-dependent alcohol dehydrogenase, with protein MKGFAMLSINNLGWIEKEKPVAGPYDAIVRPLALSPCTSDIHTVFEGAIGDRHNMILGHEAVGIIEDVGNEVKDFKAGDKVIVPAITPDWRSLEVQAGFQQHSNGMLAGWKFSNFKDGVFAEYFHVNDADMNLALLPDEISLESAVMITDMMTTGFHGAELADIQLGSSVAVIGIGAVGLMAIAGAKLRGAGRILAVGSRPVCVEAAKFYGATDIINYKNGDIAKQILDLTSGKGVDRVILAGGTTETLIQAVSVVKPGGVVSNVNYHGKGDFLPIPRVEWGCGMAHKKIVGGLCPGGRLRMEMLVDLVKYKRVDLSKLVTHVYKGLDKIEDALIQMKEKPRDLIKPVVIIDK; from the coding sequence ATGAAAGGTTTCGCAATGTTAAGTATCAATAATTTAGGGTGGATAGAAAAAGAGAAACCAGTTGCAGGTCCTTATGATGCGATTGTACGTCCACTAGCTTTGTCTCCATGTACATCAGATATACATACTGTATTTGAAGGAGCAATTGGGGATAGGCATAACATGATATTAGGACATGAGGCTGTTGGTATAATTGAAGATGTTGGTAATGAGGTAAAGGATTTTAAAGCAGGAGATAAAGTAATTGTTCCTGCGATAACTCCTGACTGGAGATCATTAGAGGTTCAAGCAGGATTTCAGCAGCACTCTAATGGAATGCTTGCAGGATGGAAATTTTCAAATTTTAAAGATGGAGTTTTTGCAGAATATTTTCATGTAAATGATGCTGATATGAATTTAGCACTTTTACCAGATGAAATTTCTTTAGAAAGTGCTGTTATGATAACAGATATGATGACTACGGGTTTTCATGGTGCAGAATTAGCAGATATACAGTTAGGTTCAAGTGTAGCTGTAATAGGAATTGGAGCCGTTGGTTTAATGGCAATAGCTGGAGCTAAATTGCGCGGTGCTGGTAGAATATTAGCAGTAGGAAGCAGACCAGTTTGCGTTGAAGCAGCCAAATTTTATGGAGCAACGGATATAATCAATTATAAAAATGGAGACATTGCAAAGCAAATTTTGGACTTAACTTCTGGTAAAGGTGTTGATAGAGTAATTTTAGCAGGTGGAACTACTGAAACTTTGATACAAGCTGTATCAGTAGTTAAACCAGGAGGAGTAGTTTCCAATGTTAATTATCATGGTAAAGGAGATTTTCTTCCAATACCTCGTGTTGAATGGGGATGTGGAATGGCACATAAGAAAATAGTTGGAGGTCTCTGTCCAGGAGGGCGTCTTAGAATGGAAATGTTAGTGGATTTAGTAAAATATAAACGTGTAGATTTAAGTAAATTAGTTACACATGTATATAAAGGACTTGATAAAATTGAAGATGCTTTAATACAAATGAAAGAAAAACCAAGAGATTTAATAAAGCCAGTAGTAATTATAGATAAATAA
- a CDS encoding prolyl-tRNA synthetase associated domain-containing protein, with translation MVTENEKKLYAALDKLNITYTRYEHDAVFTVDEIKQKNIVFDGTGCKNLFLRNRKGNIHYLVVLEESKNVDLKKLSKDLGSTPLSFGSEERLYTNLGLTRGSVTPMGLINNDDKKVKLIIDSDLTKSQKIAVHPNVNTATIVLSLNDLEKFVHWCGNEFTYIKI, from the coding sequence ATGGTTACAGAAAATGAAAAAAAGTTATATGCTGCTTTAGATAAGCTTAATATAACCTACACAAGATATGAACATGATGCAGTTTTTACTGTTGATGAAATTAAACAAAAGAATATTGTTTTTGATGGAACTGGTTGTAAAAATTTGTTTCTCCGCAATAGAAAAGGTAATATTCATTATCTTGTAGTACTAGAGGAGTCTAAAAATGTTGATTTAAAAAAACTTTCCAAAGATTTAGGCAGCACTCCTTTAAGTTTTGGGTCAGAAGAAAGACTTTATACTAATTTAGGCTTAACACGCGGATCTGTTACTCCCATGGGATTAATAAATAATGATGACAAAAAGGTAAAGCTTATTATAGACAGTGACTTGACAAAATCTCAAAAAATAGCTGTTCACCCTAATGTCAATACTGCAACTATAGTTTTATCCTTGAATGATTTAGAAAAATTTGTTCATTGGTGTGGAAATGAATTTACATACATAAAAATTTAA
- a CDS encoding methyl-accepting chemotaxis protein: MINEISDNSLIQSFYNLIPYFQYYFNDELIFTISNTEKFLFVQDGESLKMAAKTGDKIPKGCAADICLREKKPICAIIPEEVFGVSLKTNAVPVFEDDKIAGTMVIGVSLEKKKRVSNMVGSISASIEQINDNLMNMSSGLQQISETNMDIQKFVKETNESSKETDDILSFIQGISKQTNLLGLNAAIESARAGEYGKGFSVVSNEIRRLSDSSGESIKQINTILNNMQNSISEIYERFNNSNEILQKETAGIQQVSAAVEELNSTAATLKEFAEKI; encoded by the coding sequence TTGATAAATGAAATAAGTGATAATAGCTTGATTCAATCCTTTTACAATCTAATTCCATATTTTCAATATTACTTTAATGATGAATTAATTTTTACTATATCCAACACTGAAAAATTCCTTTTTGTTCAGGATGGTGAAAGCTTAAAAATGGCAGCTAAAACGGGAGATAAAATACCTAAGGGATGTGCAGCAGATATATGTTTGAGAGAAAAGAAACCTATATGCGCAATAATACCTGAAGAGGTATTTGGAGTATCATTAAAGACAAATGCAGTTCCGGTATTTGAAGATGATAAAATAGCAGGAACTATGGTAATAGGTGTGAGTTTAGAAAAAAAGAAAAGGGTTTCAAATATGGTGGGTTCCATATCAGCTTCCATAGAGCAGATAAATGATAATTTAATGAATATGTCTTCTGGCCTTCAACAAATTTCTGAAACTAATATGGATATTCAAAAATTTGTTAAAGAAACTAATGAAAGTTCTAAGGAAACAGATGATATTTTAAGTTTTATTCAAGGTATTTCAAAACAAACTAATTTGCTTGGATTAAATGCTGCCATAGAGTCTGCTAGGGCAGGAGAGTATGGCAAAGGTTTTAGTGTAGTATCAAATGAAATTAGAAGATTATCTGATTCTAGTGGAGAATCTATAAAACAAATTAATACCATATTGAACAATATGCAGAATTCAATATCAGAGATCTATGAAAGATTTAACAATTCAAATGAGATATTACAAAAAGAAACAGCAGGAATACAACAAGTTTCAGCAGCAGTAGAGGAACTTAATTCTACAGCAGCAACTTTGAAGGAATTTGCTGAAAAAATATAA